A genomic region of Lentisphaera araneosa HTCC2155 contains the following coding sequences:
- a CDS encoding HamA C-terminal domain-containing protein, with the protein MDFSDDISKAISRLVRKSPGDISAYIDHVCQSREVDGTKTESHFHFIQLDGNKRPRVSDLVDYIVNLIVDYSIPRSEIEKAKKELMTTGSTASLMKLQTKAKGLFADVVKTGEGGELLLYTLVQKVLNLPQLICKMPLKTNSQLHYNGADGVHVDYDKEADCLALYWGESKLYADLGKGLSSCFESLAPFLISENSQKSPQERDIQLISDHLDLADDKLQDAILDYFDKDHRNFNKLNYRGVCLIGFDVDHYPNKPNQKSIPELQLELNERVDSWVSSIKTQVTKHTDLSSFHIHAFLVPFPSVADFRDKFREALR; encoded by the coding sequence ATGGACTTCAGTGATGATATTTCAAAAGCGATCAGTCGACTCGTACGTAAATCCCCTGGTGATATTTCTGCATACATAGATCACGTATGTCAATCACGAGAAGTCGATGGGACAAAAACAGAATCACATTTTCATTTTATCCAACTTGACGGTAACAAGCGTCCTAGAGTATCTGATTTAGTTGATTATATCGTAAATTTGATAGTTGACTATTCGATTCCTAGAAGTGAAATAGAAAAAGCTAAAAAAGAGCTGATGACGACAGGCAGTACTGCGAGCCTTATGAAACTACAGACCAAAGCTAAAGGCCTTTTTGCAGATGTCGTGAAAACTGGAGAAGGAGGTGAACTACTGCTGTATACACTTGTCCAAAAAGTTTTGAATCTTCCACAACTCATTTGTAAAATGCCATTAAAAACAAATTCTCAGCTTCATTATAATGGAGCTGATGGTGTACATGTGGATTATGATAAGGAAGCAGATTGCCTTGCCTTATATTGGGGGGAATCAAAGTTGTATGCAGACTTAGGCAAAGGACTATCGAGTTGCTTTGAAAGCCTTGCACCTTTTTTAATAAGTGAAAACAGTCAGAAGTCTCCACAAGAAAGAGATATTCAATTAATAAGTGACCACCTAGACTTAGCTGATGACAAATTACAGGATGCAATACTTGATTATTTTGATAAAGATCACAGGAACTTTAACAAATTAAATTATCGAGGTGTCTGTTTAATTGGATTCGATGTTGATCATTATCCTAATAAACCAAACCAGAAATCAATTCCAGAATTGCAGCTAGAGCTTAATGAGAGGGTTGATAGTTGGGTATCATCAATAAAAACACAAGTCACCAAACATACAGATTTATCGAGTTTTCATATACATGCTTTTCTGGTTCCTTTTCCCTCAGTAGCAGACTTTAGAGACAAGTTTCGAGAGGCCCTTAGATGA
- a CDS encoding restriction endonuclease subunit S, whose amino-acid sequence MNRVLIGDISSQIRGVSYKKNDVVDEPTERYTPVMRANNINEGFLNYDKLVYVKSEVIKEHQLLQKGDVLICASSGSLNLVGKAGSFLDSTSSSFGAFCKVLRPDTKKVFPRFFHFYFQSQGYKRSIKALAEGANINNIKNEHLDDLKIPLPSLEEQKRIAAILDKADELRQKRREAISQCNEFLKSTFLSMFGDPVTNPKGWDKIIFDELLDNIDGGWSPKCETWPATLDEWGVMKLGALTTCEYKEEENKAMLPGLETKSNIEIQPRDLLFSRKNTHELVAACAYVWDTRPQLMMSDLMFRFKFKASAEVNSIYMWKLLVNERQRKEVQALASGAAGSMPNISKKNLKTIKLPIPPIELQNQFAEIAKKTESSKSQMQQSLKELDDNFDALMQKAFKGEL is encoded by the coding sequence ATGAACAGAGTTCTAATTGGAGATATTAGTTCACAAATAAGGGGCGTCTCGTATAAAAAAAATGATGTAGTAGACGAGCCTACTGAAAGGTATACACCCGTTATGAGGGCTAATAACATTAATGAAGGTTTTCTTAACTATGATAAGCTTGTTTATGTAAAATCTGAAGTAATCAAAGAACATCAGTTGTTACAAAAAGGCGATGTACTTATATGTGCCTCCAGCGGTAGTTTAAACCTCGTTGGCAAGGCTGGGAGCTTTTTAGATTCTACCTCCAGCTCATTTGGGGCATTTTGTAAAGTATTACGTCCGGATACTAAAAAAGTATTTCCACGATTTTTTCATTTTTATTTTCAGTCACAGGGTTATAAACGATCTATTAAAGCTTTAGCTGAAGGCGCCAATATAAATAACATCAAAAATGAACATCTTGATGATTTAAAAATCCCCCTTCCTTCTTTGGAAGAGCAAAAACGCATTGCGGCCATCCTCGACAAAGCGGATGAACTACGCCAGAAGCGCCGCGAGGCCATCTCCCAATGCAACGAATTCCTCAAATCCACATTTCTCAGCATGTTTGGCGACCCCGTCACCAATCCCAAAGGTTGGGACAAAATTATATTCGATGAACTATTAGATAACATTGATGGTGGCTGGAGCCCTAAATGTGAAACCTGGCCTGCCACATTGGATGAATGGGGTGTTATGAAGTTAGGCGCATTAACCACCTGTGAATACAAAGAAGAAGAGAATAAAGCTATGTTGCCGGGCCTGGAGACTAAATCAAATATTGAAATTCAGCCTAGAGACTTATTGTTCAGCCGTAAAAATACCCACGAGTTAGTGGCTGCTTGTGCTTATGTGTGGGATACCAGACCACAGTTAATGATGTCAGACTTAATGTTTAGATTTAAGTTCAAAGCTAGTGCGGAAGTCAATTCTATCTATATGTGGAAGTTATTGGTGAATGAAAGGCAAAGAAAAGAAGTACAAGCTTTAGCAAGTGGTGCGGCTGGCTCTATGCCCAATATTTCTAAAAAGAATTTAAAAACAATAAAGTTACCTATTCCTCCGATCGAACTCCAAAACCAATTTGCTGAGATTGCCAAAAAGACAGAATCCTCCAAATCCCAAATGCAGCAGAGCCTCAAAGAACTCGACGACAACTTCGACGCCCTCATGCAAAAAGCCTTTAAGGGAGAGCTGTAA